One region of Olleya sp. Hel_I_94 genomic DNA includes:
- a CDS encoding OmpA family protein, translating into MKKIQLFIFAILLSSANGFAQSDATKSADKHFDKLEFVEAAKAYTKLVEKGEADAYVYQRLAEANYNTFNTVEAEKWYAKALETKADPEMLYKYSEMLKANGKYDASNAQMKKFASLYSTDDRAKAYTANPNYLEDILNSEAKFTAENLDFNTAASDFGGTLKDGTLYITSARNDSRRNYGWNDQPFLDIYEIAQAEDGSYAEPNLLNGKINTKYHEGVVSFSPDGNTMYFSRESFFENMYEKLETGNTKISVIQLFKATKSGDKWDKVQPLNINTNTYSVKNPSVSKDGTTLYFASDMPGGFGMYDIYKATIEADGMVGTPENLGNKINTSGQEMFPYAGSSDYLFFSSNGHLGLGNLDVFYTEYSNAGKVKNMGAPINSKADDFAFNIDADKKGYVSSNREGGKGSDDIYAINEIKALCDVDLIVTVENAETGEKLANATVVLHDAKGSVLGTQTTNAQGVATFNTDCDLDTSLKVTKAEFEDNAVTVNTKREDRLAVTVDLTPIKKIIVADKVVLDPIYFEFDKSNITPQGALELDKLVLVMNKYPEMVIYATSHTDSRGPAGYNMSLSDRRAKSTVAYIISKGIDASRISGDGKGESELLYDCGSSCTEEQHQFNRRSEFTIVSGGPKQ; encoded by the coding sequence ATGAAAAAAATACAACTATTTATATTCGCGATATTACTAAGCAGTGCCAATGGGTTTGCTCAAAGTGATGCGACCAAAAGTGCTGACAAACATTTTGATAAGTTAGAGTTTGTTGAAGCAGCTAAAGCCTATACCAAATTAGTAGAAAAAGGAGAAGCAGACGCATACGTGTACCAACGATTAGCCGAAGCAAACTACAATACATTTAATACCGTAGAAGCAGAAAAATGGTATGCTAAGGCATTAGAAACAAAAGCAGATCCAGAAATGCTTTATAAGTATTCTGAGATGTTAAAAGCAAATGGTAAATATGATGCTTCAAACGCACAAATGAAAAAATTTGCTTCGCTTTACAGCACAGACGACAGAGCTAAAGCATACACTGCTAATCCAAATTACTTAGAAGACATCTTAAACTCTGAAGCAAAATTTACTGCAGAAAATTTAGATTTTAATACAGCAGCTTCAGACTTTGGAGGGACTTTAAAAGATGGAACCCTTTATATTACCTCTGCAAGAAATGACTCTAGACGTAATTATGGATGGAATGACCAACCGTTTTTAGACATCTATGAAATAGCACAAGCAGAGGACGGAAGTTATGCTGAACCAAATTTGCTTAACGGAAAGATAAACACTAAATATCATGAAGGTGTGGTATCATTCTCACCAGACGGTAACACGATGTATTTTTCTAGAGAAAGCTTTTTTGAGAATATGTACGAAAAGCTAGAAACAGGGAACACAAAAATTAGTGTTATTCAGTTATTTAAAGCGACAAAATCTGGAGACAAATGGGATAAAGTACAACCGTTAAATATTAACACTAATACGTACTCTGTAAAAAACCCATCAGTAAGCAAAGACGGAACAACATTATACTTTGCATCTGATATGCCAGGAGGATTTGGTATGTACGACATCTACAAAGCAACTATTGAAGCTGATGGTATGGTTGGAACACCAGAAAACCTAGGAAACAAGATTAATACCTCAGGACAAGAAATGTTTCCATACGCAGGATCAAGCGACTATTTATTTTTCTCTTCAAATGGACACTTAGGTTTAGGTAACTTAGATGTATTTTATACTGAATATTCTAATGCAGGAAAAGTAAAAAATATGGGAGCACCAATAAATAGTAAAGCAGACGATTTTGCTTTTAATATTGATGCAGATAAAAAAGGTTACGTGTCTTCAAACCGTGAAGGTGGAAAAGGAAGTGATGACATTTATGCTATTAATGAAATTAAAGCCTTATGTGATGTAGACCTAATTGTAACTGTAGAAAATGCAGAAACTGGAGAAAAACTAGCTAATGCTACAGTAGTACTACATGATGCTAAAGGATCAGTATTAGGGACACAAACAACCAATGCACAAGGTGTAGCAACATTTAATACAGACTGTGACTTAGATACTAGCTTAAAAGTAACTAAAGCAGAGTTTGAAGATAACGCAGTAACTGTTAATACAAAACGAGAGGACCGTCTTGCTGTTACAGTTGACCTAACACCAATCAAGAAAATTATTGTTGCAGACAAAGTGGTGTTAGACCCAATTTACTTTGAGTTTGACAAATCTAACATTACACCACAAGGAGCATTAGAGTTAGACAAACTAGTCTTAGTGATGAATAAATACCCAGAAATGGTAATCTATGCAACATCACATACAGATAGTAGAGGTCCTGCAGGTTATAACATGAGCTTATCTGATAGAAGAGCTAAATCTACAGTAGCTTACATCATATCTAAAGGTATTGATGCAAGCAGAATATCTGGAGATGGTAAGGGAGAATCAGAGCTATTATATGACTGTGGATCTAGTTGTACAGAAGAGCAACATCAATTTAACAGACGTTCTGAGTTTACAATCGTAAGCGGTGGACCTAAACAATAA
- a CDS encoding type IX secretion system membrane protein PorP/SprF, whose protein sequence is MKKIIYIVFLVFIGVQAQQDPQYTQYMYNMNVVNPAYAGSTDGVAIGALYRSQWVGLEGAPTTGTLTLHSPVGKNVGLGLSLISDEVGPVSETNAYVDFSYTIPVGTKTKLAFGLKAGATFHDIGLAGLDLIDANDPFFSENINEVTPNIGAGLYFYKPSKFYISASMPNILNSVHLDANGFKIGSETQHFFGAAGYVFDLSENFKLKPHALAKVAFDAPVSFDVNLNLFMYDFVEVGAGYRLDDSFSGMINFLVAPNLRIGYAYDSIQSQLDVVTNSSHEIFINFDINLPRKVSRSPRYF, encoded by the coding sequence ATGAAAAAAATAATATATATCGTATTCCTAGTGTTTATAGGTGTACAAGCCCAACAAGATCCACAGTACACACAGTACATGTATAACATGAATGTGGTTAATCCAGCATATGCAGGATCGACAGATGGTGTTGCCATAGGCGCACTATACAGAAGCCAATGGGTTGGATTAGAAGGAGCACCAACTACAGGAACACTAACCCTACATTCGCCAGTTGGTAAGAATGTAGGATTGGGACTATCATTAATAAGTGATGAAGTAGGACCAGTAAGCGAGACGAATGCTTATGTTGATTTTTCTTACACCATACCTGTAGGAACAAAAACTAAATTAGCATTTGGATTAAAAGCAGGAGCTACGTTTCATGACATTGGATTAGCAGGATTAGATTTAATAGATGCTAATGATCCCTTTTTCTCAGAAAACATTAATGAAGTTACTCCAAATATTGGAGCGGGATTATATTTTTACAAACCAAGTAAGTTTTATATTTCTGCCTCTATGCCTAACATTTTAAACTCTGTGCATTTAGATGCTAATGGTTTTAAAATAGGATCAGAGACGCAACACTTTTTTGGAGCAGCAGGATACGTATTTGATTTATCAGAAAACTTTAAGCTAAAGCCACACGCTTTAGCTAAAGTTGCTTTTGATGCGCCAGTAAGTTTTGATGTTAACTTAAACTTATTTATGTATGACTTTGTAGAAGTAGGAGCAGGTTACCGTTTAGACGATTCTTTTAGTGGGATGATTAACTTTTTAGTGGCACCTAATTTAAGAATAGGTTATGCGTATGACAGTATCCAATCACAATTAGATGTTGTAACCAACTCATCACACGAGATTTTTATCAACTTTGATATTAATCTTCCAAGAAAAGTATCACGTTCACCACGTTATTTCTAA
- a CDS encoding fibronectin type III domain-containing protein has product MKKTTFILALLLLFIGWQANSQITTYPYSEDFEAGDGGWVADNTNNGTWALGLPAAVVINSAASGANSWVTNLTGNYNANDDSFVTSPVFDLSSLTAPTVSFNIWYEAEFSWDGAVFQSSIDGGTSWQNVGALGDPNWYNDGTINGSPGGQQEGWTGRNGTGSNGWINVNHALNGLVGQTNVIFRFAFASDGSGQDDGFAFDDVSIFNTDCPNPSAITAAGITSTSVDLSWTLGGTEAAWEVVVQPAGTGAPTGAGSPATDNTLYTDNTLTPATDYEVYVRANCGADLSVWTGPITFTTDCAIFTPTYLQDFTTIPANCWEVANNGDSTTGPTDLGTSSWTNDGYLNNGTTGAYKINLWLAEKSDWLLSPEIDLTGVPYQVEFDFGVMTFSSATTAGTLGSDDTVELMITTDNGTTWTVLETFDATSVIPATGLHVVHNLTAYSGTTAQFGIRASEGTVDDPTDNDVFVDNFQVRAVPSCPDPLAVTATATGDTTADITWDAGSTETEWQIWIQPAGTGEPTTDGVVTSLNAPYPATGLTPSTPYEVYVRANCGTDGYSVWIGPVNFTTLNTPPPAPVGVSCASGASSTIIFTEDFGNDTNYVPSGWTGTTFADINGDWDITTVNGNSGGTGPNITWDGNAGTHLEYEGSGNTTNVASAITPAIDLSTAVDGAELSFWMHAFGDNMGTLNIGVSTSQTGPFTSEYTWIGDYQSTADEAWVPIGINLDAYLGQIIYIEISYVGTGDTFESDMAIDQVRVETCGDFCVAPTGITVDAITDTTADVSWTANNGETNWEIVVQPAGTGVPTGSGTPITTNPYTLTGLTASTVNEVYILSDCGNGLSVWAGPINFTTLNTPPPAPVGVTCTSGASTFIFTEDFGNDTNYVPAGWTGTAFTDTNGDWDITTVNANSTGTGPNITWDGNAGTHLEYEGSGNTTNVASAITPAIDLSTAVDGAELSFWMHAFGDNMGTLNIGVSTSQTGPFTTEYTWIGDYQSTADEAWVPIGVNLDAYLGQIVYIEISYVGTGDTWESDMAIDQVRVEACGNFCVAPSNITATSITETSADISWIPNGSETEWNYVIQPAGTGIPTSGTLVTTTTISETGLNPATNYEIYVQSVCGADTSTWAGPFTFSTLLQFNFTLDCATDGPQTIDYCYDNNDTNVFTFTSTDGTPLNLTINAGQVENSWDEVIVLDSDGVTNLNAATPYGVGGQIGGLTFQSSGDTISFAVESDGSGSCQSNSTYTSINLTVTCATCVNPTATFVVVDDCANGDQFLVDVDITSLGDATTLSIEDNQGNPPVVVSATGIEQFGPYPFNTDIVFTVSNTSDINCVITSSAISLAACPPVNDNPCNATVALVNNGEACIDVNSGTLIEATDSGLPGGTCTTSADDDVWYQFTALGDQQIIQILNVTGGFNVDHALYELGTDCNDLTQLYCTTDDASITPTLTVGNVYYIRVFSAGTTATTINFDLCIQTLGVPTYCTEALPICADPTIFYPSIVGDQVAPPYIDYDCLGSQPDPQWNTIQFDDAGDYVFQLAQTNAAGTGLDIDFIVWGPFPGQEAGCFDLLPGTIADCSFSATATETITLTGVPANSIYIILITNFSQQSGSYVFTQQSGPLDGTNCDVVCEVALDYDGILIEQGLSAPEGSSDDINLCGATSVTLTAETAYAVDSYDWYVNGIYQDGVNSPTIEATVSGQYLCIVGGGICDDFTSSLTANINFFDSATATTAPALEVCDDGSGNGVFDLESQTATILGTQDPADFVVTYYSALANAQAGIGALTSPHTATDGTTIYVRVEDVDAVGSDSGCASTNTNFNLMVSAAPEATQPMDLEVCDDGAGNDVFDLTQNEATILGTQTGVVVSYHNLEADAISGDNAIANPSAYTITGNQETIFVRVENVVATDCYKVTDFNIIFNATPETTFNLDIPYEVCPNATSPITITAQAENYTVGEVSIKWYNEGVEIAGQTGLSLNTVLTAGEYEIEVTFSDTGCSKSEFVTVVELENCTIPQGISPGVSPGLNDNFDLSSFDVQSLEIYNRNGTLVYSKTNYVNEWEGQSNAGDELPVGTYYYVMKYQGNKTKASWVYINR; this is encoded by the coding sequence ATGAAAAAAACTACGTTCATTTTAGCTTTGCTACTACTATTTATAGGATGGCAAGCTAATTCACAAATTACAACTTACCCTTATTCAGAAGATTTTGAAGCAGGTGATGGTGGTTGGGTTGCCGACAATACCAATAATGGTACTTGGGCACTTGGTCTACCAGCTGCAGTAGTAATAAATAGTGCAGCTTCAGGTGCAAACTCATGGGTAACTAACTTAACAGGCAACTATAATGCTAATGATGATTCGTTTGTAACAAGTCCAGTGTTTGACTTGTCTTCTTTAACTGCGCCAACAGTATCATTTAATATATGGTACGAGGCTGAATTTAGTTGGGATGGTGCTGTATTCCAAAGCTCAATAGATGGAGGAACATCTTGGCAGAATGTAGGCGCTTTAGGCGATCCAAACTGGTACAATGATGGAACTATTAACGGTAGTCCAGGAGGACAACAAGAAGGTTGGACTGGTCGTAATGGTACAGGATCTAATGGATGGATTAATGTTAATCATGCATTAAATGGATTAGTTGGTCAGACAAATGTAATCTTTAGATTTGCTTTTGCTTCTGATGGATCAGGTCAAGATGACGGTTTTGCTTTTGACGATGTTTCAATATTTAACACGGATTGTCCAAATCCATCTGCTATTACAGCAGCAGGTATAACATCTACATCTGTAGATTTATCTTGGACTTTAGGAGGGACAGAAGCTGCTTGGGAAGTAGTTGTTCAACCAGCTGGAACAGGAGCTCCAACTGGAGCAGGTTCTCCAGCAACAGACAATACATTATATACGGATAATACTTTAACTCCTGCAACAGACTACGAAGTGTATGTTAGAGCTAATTGTGGTGCAGACTTAAGTGTTTGGACAGGTCCAATAACTTTTACAACCGACTGTGCAATATTTACACCAACATACTTACAAGACTTTACAACCATTCCAGCAAACTGTTGGGAAGTAGCTAATAATGGAGATTCAACAACAGGTCCTACAGACCTAGGAACTTCTTCATGGACTAACGATGGCTATTTAAATAATGGTACCACTGGAGCTTATAAAATCAACCTATGGTTAGCAGAAAAAAGTGATTGGCTCCTAAGTCCAGAAATTGACTTAACAGGTGTTCCTTATCAGGTAGAATTTGATTTTGGAGTTATGACTTTTAGTAGTGCAACTACCGCAGGAACTTTAGGATCTGATGATACAGTAGAATTAATGATTACTACAGATAATGGTACAACATGGACTGTATTAGAAACTTTTGATGCAACATCCGTGATTCCGGCAACAGGATTACATGTAGTACATAATTTAACTGCTTATTCTGGTACTACTGCTCAGTTTGGTATTAGAGCATCAGAAGGAACTGTTGATGATCCAACAGATAACGACGTGTTTGTAGATAATTTTCAAGTACGCGCAGTACCATCTTGTCCAGACCCATTAGCTGTAACAGCAACTGCGACAGGAGATACAACAGCAGATATTACTTGGGATGCTGGATCAACAGAAACAGAATGGCAAATTTGGATACAACCAGCAGGAACTGGAGAGCCAACAACAGATGGTGTAGTAACCTCATTAAACGCACCATATCCAGCAACAGGATTAACACCTAGCACACCATATGAAGTTTACGTGAGAGCAAATTGCGGTACTGATGGATATAGTGTATGGATTGGTCCAGTAAACTTTACAACATTAAACACACCACCACCTGCTCCAGTAGGAGTATCATGTGCTTCTGGCGCATCTTCTACAATAATCTTTACAGAAGATTTTGGTAATGATACTAATTATGTACCATCAGGATGGACAGGAACCACTTTTGCTGATATCAATGGAGATTGGGATATTACAACTGTAAATGGAAACTCTGGTGGAACAGGTCCAAATATTACATGGGATGGAAATGCAGGAACACACCTTGAATATGAAGGCTCAGGAAATACAACTAACGTAGCCTCTGCAATTACACCAGCAATAGACTTATCTACAGCAGTAGATGGTGCAGAATTATCGTTTTGGATGCATGCATTTGGAGATAATATGGGAACCTTAAATATTGGTGTTAGCACTTCTCAAACAGGACCTTTTACTTCAGAATATACTTGGATAGGTGATTACCAATCAACAGCAGATGAAGCTTGGGTACCAATTGGTATTAACTTAGATGCTTACTTGGGTCAAATCATTTATATCGAAATTAGCTATGTAGGAACAGGAGACACGTTTGAGAGTGATATGGCAATTGACCAAGTGAGAGTAGAAACGTGTGGTGATTTTTGTGTTGCTCCAACAGGTATAACTGTTGATGCAATTACAGACACAACTGCAGATGTATCATGGACTGCTAATAATGGTGAAACAAATTGGGAAATAGTAGTACAACCAGCAGGTACAGGAGTACCAACGGGATCTGGAACACCTATTACTACCAACCCTTATACATTAACAGGTTTAACTGCAAGTACAGTTAATGAGGTTTATATTCTTTCTGATTGTGGTAATGGCTTAAGTGTTTGGGCAGGACCAATTAACTTTACAACATTAAACACACCACCACCTGCTCCAGTAGGCGTAACATGTACTTCTGGTGCATCTACTTTTATCTTTACAGAAGATTTTGGTAATGACACCAACTATGTGCCTGCAGGATGGACAGGAACTGCATTTACAGATACTAATGGAGATTGGGATATTACAACCGTAAATGCAAACTCAACAGGAACTGGTCCAAACATTACATGGGACGGAAATGCAGGAACACACCTTGAATATGAAGGTTCAGGAAACACAACTAACGTAGCCTCTGCTATTACACCAGCAATAGACTTATCTACAGCAGTAGATGGTGCAGAATTATCGTTTTGGATGCATGCATTTGGAGATAATATGGGAACTTTGAATATTGGTGTTAGCACCTCGCAAACAGGACCTTTTACTACTGAGTATACTTGGATAGGTGATTACCAATCAACAGCAGACGAAGCTTGGGTACCTATTGGTGTTAATTTAGATGCCTACTTGGGACAGATAGTGTACATTGAAATTAGCTATGTAGGAACAGGAGATACTTGGGAAAGCGATATGGCAATTGACCAAGTGCGAGTAGAAGCTTGTGGAAACTTTTGTGTAGCACCAAGTAATATTACTGCAACATCAATTACTGAAACTTCAGCAGATATTTCATGGATACCTAACGGATCAGAGACAGAATGGAATTATGTTATACAACCAGCAGGAACAGGAATACCAACTTCTGGTACGTTAGTAACAACAACCACAATTTCAGAGACAGGATTAAACCCAGCAACAAATTACGAGATTTATGTACAATCGGTTTGTGGAGCAGATACAAGTACTTGGGCTGGACCGTTTACCTTTTCAACATTATTACAATTTAACTTTACTTTAGATTGTGCTACAGATGGACCACAAACAATAGATTATTGTTATGATAATAATGATACTAATGTATTTACATTTACATCTACGGATGGTACACCTCTTAATTTAACAATTAACGCAGGACAAGTAGAAAATTCTTGGGATGAAGTTATTGTATTAGATTCTGACGGAGTTACTAACTTAAACGCAGCAACTCCATATGGTGTAGGAGGTCAAATAGGTGGTTTAACATTCCAATCATCAGGAGATACTATTTCTTTTGCTGTAGAATCGGATGGAAGTGGTAGTTGTCAAAGTAACTCAACGTATACTTCAATTAATCTAACTGTAACTTGTGCAACTTGTGTTAATCCTACCGCAACATTTGTTGTAGTTGATGATTGTGCAAATGGTGATCAGTTTTTAGTTGATGTTGATATTACATCTTTAGGTGACGCAACAACTTTATCTATTGAAGATAATCAAGGTAATCCACCAGTAGTTGTTTCAGCAACTGGAATAGAACAGTTTGGACCTTATCCTTTTAACACAGATATTGTCTTTACTGTATCTAATACAAGTGATATTAATTGTGTGATTACTAGTAGTGCTATTTCATTAGCAGCATGTCCTCCAGTAAATGATAATCCATGTAACGCAACAGTTGCATTAGTAAATAATGGAGAGGCGTGTATTGATGTAAATTCTGGAACTTTAATAGAAGCAACTGATTCTGGTTTACCAGGAGGTACTTGTACTACAAGTGCAGATGATGATGTTTGGTACCAATTTACAGCATTAGGTGATCAACAAATAATTCAGATATTAAATGTTACAGGAGGTTTTAACGTAGACCATGCATTGTATGAGCTAGGTACAGACTGTAACGATTTAACTCAGTTATACTGTACAACAGATGATGCTAGTATTACACCAACCTTAACTGTAGGTAATGTGTATTACATCAGAGTATTCTCTGCTGGTACAACAGCAACTACTATTAACTTTGATTTATGTATTCAGACTTTAGGTGTGCCAACGTATTGTACGGAAGCTTTACCAATATGTGCGGATCCAACAATATTTTATCCTAGTATTGTAGGAGATCAAGTAGCACCTCCTTATATCGATTACGATTGTTTAGGAAGTCAGCCTGATCCACAATGGAATACTATTCAATTTGATGACGCAGGAGATTATGTGTTCCAATTAGCACAAACTAATGCAGCTGGAACAGGATTAGATATTGACTTTATAGTTTGGGGACCATTTCCAGGTCAAGAGGCAGGATGTTTTGACCTGTTACCAGGTACTATTGCAGATTGTAGTTTCTCTGCTACAGCAACAGAGACTATTACATTAACAGGTGTGCCAGCTAACTCAATTTATATAATCTTAATTACAAATTTCTCTCAACAATCAGGTAGTTATGTGTTTACACAACAATCTGGTCCTTTAGATGGTACTAATTGTGATGTAGTATGTGAAGTGGCTTTAGATTATGATGGAATATTAATTGAGCAAGGACTTTCTGCTCCAGAAGGATCAAGTGATGACATCAATTTATGTGGAGCAACATCTGTTACATTGACTGCAGAAACAGCTTATGCTGTTGATAGTTATGATTGGTACGTTAATGGTATTTATCAAGATGGAGTAAACTCTCCGACTATTGAAGCTACAGTTTCAGGACAATATTTATGTATTGTAGGTGGTGGAATTTGTGATGATTTTACATCTTCATTAACTGCTAATATCAATTTCTTTGATTCAGCTACAGCTACAACAGCACCAGCATTAGAAGTTTGTGATGATGGTTCTGGAAACGGTGTGTTTGATTTAGAAAGTCAAACTGCAACAATTTTAGGAACTCAAGATCCAGCGGATTTTGTAGTAACATATTACTCGGCTTTAGCAAATGCTCAGGCAGGAATTGGCGCATTAACATCGCCACATACAGCTACAGACGGTACAACTATTTATGTAAGAGTGGAAGATGTAGATGCTGTAGGATCTGATTCTGGTTGTGCATCAACTAATACTAACTTTAATCTAATGGTAAGTGCTGCTCCAGAAGCAACGCAACCTATGGACTTAGAAGTTTGTGATGATGGTGCTGGAAATGATGTGTTTGATTTAACACAAAATGAAGCAACTATATTAGGAACTCAAACAGGAGTGGTGGTATCGTACCATAACTTAGAAGCAGACGCAATTAGTGGAGATAACGCAATAGCTAACCCTTCGGCTTATACTATCACAGGAAATCAAGAAACAATATTTGTAAGAGTTGAAAATGTTGTAGCAACAGATTGTTATAAAGTTACAGACTTTAACATTATATTTAATGCTACACCAGAAACAACTTTTAATTTAGATATACCATATGAGGTTTGTCCAAACGCAACATCACCAATTACTATTACTGCTCAAGCAGAAAATTACACAGTTGGAGAAGTAAGTATCAAGTGGTACAACGAAGGTGTTGAGATTGCTGGTCAAACAGGTTTATCATTAAATACTGTTTTAACTGCAGGAGAGTATGAAATTGAAGTTACATTTAGTGATACAGGATGTTCTAAATCAGAATTTGTAACAGTAGTAGAGTTAGAAAACTGTACAATACCACAAGGTATCTCTCCAGGTGTATCACCAGGATTAAATGACAATTTTGATTTAAGTAGTTTTGATGTACAAAGCTTAGAGATTTACAACCGTAATGGTACTTTAGTTTACTCTAAAACAAATTATGTAAACGAATGGGAAGGACAATCTAACGCAGGTGACGAGTTACCAGTTGGAACGTACTACTACGTAATGAAGTATCAAGGAAACAAAACAAAAGCCTCTTGGGTATATATAAACAGATAA
- a CDS encoding aldo/keto reductase, which translates to MKYTTLPNTNIKVSKICLGTMTFGNQNTEAEGHAQLDYAVEQGVNFIDTAELYPVPATAETSGRTSKIIGTWLKNKKREDVVIASKIAGTGDYTAHIRTTGFTAESIKEAVDLELKRLQTDYIDLYQLHWPERQTNTFGVRDYKHNPKDSWTDNFKEVLEALNQVKKEGKIREIGLSNEKAWGTMRYLEEAKTNNLPRPVTIQNAYSLLNRVFEGDMAEVSLRENIGLLVYSPMAFGVLSGKYVKGIAGDNSRLKLFPRFARYSSEQSTLATKKYLELAEQNNLSLAQMSLAFVNRRPFVTSNIIGASSLIQLKENINSINLTLNEELMEQIENIHAIIPNPAP; encoded by the coding sequence ATGAAATACACAACACTTCCAAATACAAACATAAAAGTCAGTAAAATATGTTTAGGCACAATGACTTTTGGAAATCAAAATACCGAAGCCGAAGGTCATGCACAATTAGATTATGCAGTGGAGCAAGGTGTTAATTTTATTGATACAGCAGAGCTGTATCCTGTTCCAGCAACAGCCGAAACATCAGGTAGAACAAGCAAGATTATTGGGACATGGTTAAAAAACAAAAAAAGGGAAGATGTAGTTATAGCCTCAAAAATAGCAGGAACAGGAGATTATACAGCACATATACGTACAACAGGCTTTACAGCAGAATCAATTAAAGAGGCTGTAGATTTAGAGTTAAAAAGATTACAAACAGACTATATAGATCTGTATCAATTACATTGGCCAGAACGTCAAACCAATACCTTTGGAGTAAGAGACTACAAGCATAACCCAAAGGATTCTTGGACAGATAATTTTAAAGAAGTTCTAGAAGCTTTAAACCAAGTAAAAAAAGAAGGAAAAATTAGAGAGATTGGCTTGTCCAATGAAAAAGCTTGGGGAACCATGCGTTATCTAGAAGAGGCTAAAACTAATAACTTACCAAGACCAGTAACCATCCAAAATGCTTACTCGCTTTTAAACCGTGTTTTCGAAGGAGATATGGCTGAGGTATCTTTAAGAGAAAATATTGGTTTATTAGTGTATTCTCCTATGGCATTTGGAGTGTTGTCAGGAAAATATGTAAAAGGGATTGCTGGAGATAATTCTAGATTAAAATTGTTTCCAAGATTTGCAAGATATAGTAGTGAGCAATCTACGCTAGCAACAAAAAAATATTTAGAATTAGCAGAGCAAAATAATCTGTCATTGGCCCAAATGTCGTTAGCATTTGTAAATCGTCGACCATTTGTAACTAGTAATATTATAGGTGCTTCAAGCTTAATTCAGTTAAAAGAAAATATTAATTCTATAAATTTAACATTAAATGAAGAATTAATGGAACAGATAGAAAATATTCATGCCATAATTCCAAACCCTGCACCTTAG